The Lutibacter profundi region ATAAATAAAGATAATATCCAATCTGAAAATTTTAAATTCCCAGGGCATACAGAGTACCTAGAATCAAAATTAAACGGAGAAAGTTTGATGATTTTAATGGAAAACAATTTAAGAATAGGCTTAATAACAGGGCACATTCCAATTTCAAAAGTAGCAGAAACAATTACACCTGATTTGATTCAGAAAAAGGTAGCTATTTTATATCAAACATTGGTTCAAGATTTTGCTATTTCAAAACCAAAAATCGCAATTTTAGGCTTAAATCCACATTGTGGAGATAATGGCGTAATTGGAAGTGAAGATGATGAAATAATAAAACCAACAATTACAGAAATTCAAAATGAAAACAAGTTAGTTTACGGCCCTTATGCTGCTGATAGTTTTTTTGGTTCAGAGAATTATAAAAATTTTGATGCAATTTTGGCGATGTATCACGATCAGGGGTTGGCTCCATTTAAAACATTATCATTTGGAAAAGGTGTTAATTTTACAGCAGGTTTAGATAAAATAAGGATATCACCAGACCATGGAACGGCATACGACTTAGCAGGAAGAGGAATAGCCAATTTTAATTCATTTAAAGAAGCTATTTTTAGTGGAATTGAGATATTTAGAACTAGAAATGAATATAAAAGTTTGACTAAAAACAGTTTAAAAGTAAGAAAACAAAAAGAAAAACAATAAATTTTTAAAATTTATTTATAATTTCATATCTTTGCACGCTCAAATTGAAGTTCTAGATGAAAGATTTAAAAGAGTTTGATATTTCTTTTATAGGTTTAAAGGAAGGAATACATCAGTTTGACTATATAATAGAAAAGAAGTTCTTTGATTTTTTTAATTATGAAGAGTTTTATAACTCAAATATAAAAGTAGCATTATCCTTTTTAAAAAAAACCACAATCTATGAGTTGCATTTTGATTTTAAAGGTTGGGTTGAAGTAACCTGCGATGTTACAAATGAGTTGTTTAAATACCCTATAGAAACATCTATAGATTTAATTGTGAATTTTGGTGATGAGTTTAATGATGAAAATGAGGAATTGTTAATATTGCCTTATGCTGAACACAAAATGAATGTGGCACAATATATTTATGAAGCAATTATATTGGGATTACCTTTGAGGAAAATTCATCCTGGTGTAAATGATGGAACTTTACATTCAGTAGTGTTAGATAAATTAAAAGAATTAGAGATAAAAGAAGAAAAAGAGACTGAAAATAAAAAAATAGATCCTAGATGGGATAAATTAAAAGATATATTAATAGACAAAAATACAAGTAATGGCACATCCTAAAAGAAAAATATCAAAAACAAGAAGAGATAAAAGAAGAACTCACTATAAAGCAGTTACACCTCAAATAGCTATTGACCCAACTACGGGTGAAGCACACCTATACCATAGAGCTCATTGGCACGAAGGCAAATTGTATTACAGAGGACAAATTGTAATAGATTCAGAAGAAATTCAAGCTTAATTTAATTAAGTGTAAAATATGTTAAAAACTCTCATTTTGAGGGTTTTTTTATTTTTTAGCTTAAAATTGATTAGAAAATGATGAAATTAAGTAAAAAATCAAAATAAATTTCATTACTTTGAGCGTCTTTTTTCACTAAAAGAGAAACAAATTATGACAAAAATTACCGCTGCAATTACCGCCGTTGGGAAATATGTTCCTGAGGATATTTTAACAAATAAAATGTTAGAAAAATTAGTTGATACTAATGATGATTGGATTACTACCAGAACGGGAATAAAAGAACGAAGAATATTAAAAGGAGAAGGGAAAGGAACTTCATATATGGCTATTAGAGCTGCAAAAGACTTAATTAAAAAGAAAAATTTAGATCCAAAAGAAATAGATTTGGTAATTGTTTCAACGGCAACACCTGATATGCAAGCTGCTGCAACAGCAGTTTATACAGCAACTCAAATTGGTGCTACAAATGCATTTGGATTCGATTTAGAAGCGGCTTGTTCAAGTTTCTTATATGGAATGTCAGTAGCTTCAAGTTATATAGAATCTGGGAGATATAAAAAAATACTACTTATTGGCGCTGATAAATGCTCTTCAATGATTGATTATACTGATAGAGCAACGTGTATTATCTTTGGAGATGGTGCAGGCGCTGTATTATTTGAACCTAATGAAGAAGGTTTGGGTTTACAAGATGAATATTTACGTGGTGATGGAGATGGAAGGAATTTTCTAAGAGTAAAAACAGGCGGATCTATGTATCCAACTACGAAAGAAGCTATAGATAATAAAGAAAATTTTGTTCGTCAAGATGGTAAAACTGTTTTTAAAAATGCAGTATTTAATATGGCAGATGTTACCGCTAAAATATTAGAGCGAAATAAGTTAACAAATAATGATGTTACTTGGCTTGCGGCACACCAAGCCAACAAAAGAATTATTGAGGCAACAGCAAATAGAATTAATTTAGATGCTTCGAAAGTGATGATGAATATCCAAAAATATGGAAATACAACATCAGCAACGTTACCATTACTTTTGGCCGATTATGAACAACAACTTAAAAAAGGAGATACTATAATTTTTGCTGCTTTTGGAGGTGGTTTCACTTGGGGAGCTATCTATTTTAAATGGGCATATAATTAGAAATAAAAATAACAACTAAAACAAACAGAATATGGATTTAAAAGAAATTCAAAATCTAATTAAATTTGTAGCCAAATCTGGCGCAAGTGAAGTAAAATTAGAAATGGAAGATATTAAAATAACCATTAAAACTGGGACAGAAAAATCAGAAACTACTACAATAGTTCAGCAAGCTCCGTTAGCACCACAGGTTCCTGTTGCTGTTCCAACAACTCCAGTAGATACAACAGGGGTTAAAGCTACTGATAAGGTTGATGAATCTTCAAAATATATTGAAATCACTTCACCTATAATAGGAACTTTTTATAGAAGACCTTCACCTGATAAACCTGTATTTGTTGAAGTAGGAGATACAGTTAACCCAGAGTCAATTGTTTGTATTATTGAAGCCATGAAACTATTTAATGAAATTGAATCTGAAGTGTCAGGAAAAATAGTTAAAGTCTTGGTTGAAGACGGTACACCAGTTGAATTTGGACAGCCATTGTATTTAGTAGATCCATCATAAATTTAATTTCAAAAAATTTAATATTTAAATTTCAAATACCTATTTGAAATAGGTATTTTGTTTATAAAATAAGTTGAAGTCTTATGTTTAAAAAAATATTAATTGCCAATAGAGGTGAAATAGCTTTACGAGTTATTAGAACTTGTAGGGAAATTGGAATAAAAACAGTAGCTGTATATTCAACTGCTGATGCAGAAAGTTTACATGTTCGTTTTGCTGATGAAGCAGTATGTATAGGTCCAGCATTAAGTAGTGAATCTTATTTAAAAATGTCAGCAATTTTAGCTGCTGCTGAAATTACAAATGCAGATGCAATACATCCAGGATATGGTTTTTTATCTGAAAATGCTAAATTCTCAAAATTATGTGAAGAACATAATATTAAATTTATAGGTGCTTCTGCAGATATGATAAGTAAAATGGGAGATAAGGCATCAGCACGTGCTACTATGAAAGCTGCAGGTGTGCCTACAATTCCAGGATCTGAAGGACTGCTAGAAACATTTGAAGAGGCTAAGAAATTAGCTAATGAAATGGGGTATCCTGTAATGCTAAAAGCTACTGCAGGAGGCGGAGGGAAAGGAATGAGAGCTGTTTGGAAAAAAGAAGATTTAAAAGAGAATTGGGATGCGGCCAGGCAAGAGGCTTTTGCTTGTTTTGGAAATGATGGAATGTATTTAGAAAAACTAATTGAAGAACCACATCATATTGAAATTCAAATAATTGGTGATTCACTAGGGAATGCTTGTCATTTATCTGAGAGAGATTGTTCTATTCAGCGTCGCCATCAGAAATTAACAGAAGAATCACCATCTCCATTTATGACTCCTTCGTTAAGAAAAAAAATGGGTGATGCTGCGGTAAAAGCGGCTGAATATATTAAATATGAAGGTGCAGGAACTATTGAATTTTTAGTTGATAAGCATAGGAATTTCTACTTTATGGAGATGAATACAAGAATTCAGGTAGAGCATCCAATTACTGAGCAGGTGATAGATTATGATTTGATTTATGAGCAAATAAAAGTAGCGGCAGGAATTCCTATTTCAGGAAAAAATTATTTACCTAAACTATATTCTATTGAATGTAGAATTAATGCTGAAGATCCATACAAAGATTTTAGGCCATCACCAGGAAAGATAACAACATTACATATACCAGGAGGTCATGGAATTAGGGTTGATACACATGTGTATGCAGGTTATATTATTCCTTCGAATTATGATTCTATGATTGCCAAATTAATTACAACTGCTCAAACTCGTGAAGTTGCAATAAGTAAAATGAGAAGAGCTTTAGATGAATTTGTAATTGAAGGTGTAAAAACAACAATTCCATTTCACAGACAGTTAATGGATGACCCAGATTATATAGCGGGGAATTATACGACTAAATTTATGGAAGATTTTGAACTGAAACCAGAAGAAAATTAAAATAAAAATAAAGGATATGAAAACCCATATCCTTTATTTTTTTAAATTTACTTTCAATTATAAACCTTATGAAAGAAAAAGAGTTACATATTGATGGTATTGATAAAATTATTTTAAAGAATTTGATGGAAGATGCTAGAACTCCAATTTTAGGGATTGCTCGTGAAATAGGAATTTCTGGAGCCGCAGTTCATCAAAGATTACGTAAATTAGAGACATCAGGATTAATAGATGGTTCAAAGTTTATAATTAACCCAAAAGTTTTAGGATACAAAACACTAGCTTTTGTAGGTATTTTTTTAGACGCTGCAAGTAAATATTCCTTAGCGATAAAAAGACTAAAAGAAATTCCGGAAGTAATAGAGAGTCATTATACAACAGGTAATTACGCTATATTTATTAAAATTCTATGCAAAGATAATGAGCATTTAATGAAACTGCTTAATCAAGAAATACAATCTATTAAAGGAGTTGCTAGAACAGAAACGTTTATCTCTTTAGATCAACAAATAGATCGGCAAATAAAATTATAAAGATTCTTTAACTGAGAATTTAATTTCTAGATCCAAGTATTTTAATACCCCAATACAATAACATAGCTAAAGATCCCAAAGCAGCTACTAAATAGGTTCTTGCAGCCCATTTTAAAGCATCCTTAGCGCCATCTTGTTCAGCGTTTGTTAACATATTATTTGTTTTTAGCCAAGCCAAAGCTCTATTACTTGCATCATATTCAACAGGTAGTGTGATAAAACTGAAAATAGTTGCAAGAGCCATCATTCCTAAACCTACAATAGCAAGCGAAAAACCAATACCACTATTCCCAGATGCAGCTCCTAAAATTAAACCACCAATAACCAACCACTGTGAAAATTTTGATGAAATATTTACAGCAGGCACTAATTTTGATCTTAGCTGAAGCCACTGGTAGGCCTTGGCATGTTGAACGGCATGCCCAACTTCGTGAGATGCAACTGCGGCAGCAGAGGCATTACGTTCATTATATACAGATTCACTCAAGTTTACAGTTTTGTTTACAGGGTTGTAATGGTCTGTTAATCTTCCAGCAACAGAAATTACTTTCACATCAGAAATACCATTATCTCGGAGCATTTTTTCTGCAATTTCTCTACCGCTTAAACCATTTTGTAACCTAATTTTGGAATAATAATTAAATTTACTTTTTAGTTTTTGACTTACTAGCCAGCTAACAAGTGAAATAACTCCAATTATAACGTAAAAACCAATCATATAATTTCTTTTTTAATTATTGTTTTATTATTTGATAAATTTACATCATAAATTATTCCAAAACAAAGAAGGCAGACAAAATGGCAACAAAACCAAAAATACTTTTAATATATACGGGAGGAACAATAGGTATGGTTAAAGATTATAAAACAAGAGCACTTAAAACTTTTAATTTTGATAAACTTTTGAAGCATATTCCAGAGATAAATCAATTAAATTGTACAATAAACAATATCTCATTTAAAGAACCTATTGATTCTTCAAATATGAGCCCTTCAAATTGGATTTTAATTGCAAGTATTATTGAAGAAAATTATAAAAACTATGATGGATTTGTTGTTTTACATGGTTCAGACACAATGTCTTATACTTCATCAGCTATCAGTTTTATGTTTGAAAATTTAACAAAACCAATAATTTTCACAGGTTCACAATTGCCAATAGGAGATTTAAGAACTGATGCTAAGGAAAATTTGATTACTTCAATTGAAATTGCTTCTTCCCAAGAAAATGGCGTCCCAATTATTTCAGAAGTATGTTTGTATTTTGAATATAAATTATACAGAGCGAATAGAACAACGAAAATTAACGCAGAGCATTTTGAAGCATTTACATCTCCTAATTTTCCGCCATTAGCAATTAGTGGAGTTCATTTAAAATTTAACAAGCAGCTAATTTATACGCCAAATAATAGAAAACCATTAAAAGTTAGGAAGCATTTAAATAGCAATATTGCTATTTTAAAAATATTTCCAGGAATAACAGAATCCGTTATTGCCAGTATTTTAGAAAATAATACTTTAAAAGGAGTAATTTTAGAAACATATGGATCTGGAAATGCACCTACTAAACAATGGTTTCTTAATTTATTAAAAAAAACGATAGATAAAGGAATACCCATTATAAATGTAACTCAATGTACAAGTGGAAATGTAATTATGGGTCAATATGAAACAAGTGTTGAACTTGAAAAAATAGGTGTTATCAATGGAAATGACATTACAACTGAATCTGCATTGGCTAAATTAATGTACTTATTGGGAGAAAATATTGAAAAAAATAAATTTAAATCAATTTTTGAGACTTCATTAAGAGGGGAAATAAGTATTATTGAGTGATTTTTATTTAATTAATTATCAGTATTTTAAATTTATTTTCAAAAAAGTAATCTAAATTGGTTTAATTTTTGCTAATATTTAAAAAAAGAGGAGAGTTCCTAAAAAAATAACTTAAAGTAGTTCTAAAATTTTTAGAACTCAACATTTTTTTGTTACTTGCCATTCGCAAAAAGATGTTAAAATGAGAAGATCTATGAGTTATTAACTTTAAGTTCTTATTGTTTTGGCGGTTTTATTGTTTTGTGAAAATTATTATATATTTGAACCGAAAAAATTAATAAATTAACTATTACACAATGAGAAGAGTATTTACTATCCTTGCAATCACAGGATTATTGTTATTTGGAGCAGCACCTAAAGCAATTGCACAAGATGCAGCAAAAACTGAACAAGTTGCAGACGCAACAGAATCAAAAACATTTCACCAAGAATTAAAGCAACGTTTTATTGAAGGTGGTCCATTTTTTATGGGAATTGTATTAGTAGCCTTAATTTTAGGGTTAGCAATTGCTATTGAAAGAATTATCTATTTAAATATGGCAACAACGAATACTAAGAA contains the following coding sequences:
- the pdxA gene encoding 4-hydroxythreonine-4-phosphate dehydrogenase PdxA — translated: MNKSKKIIIGISIGDFNGVGIEIILKTFLDKRMLDFCTPIVFGSTKLISAYKKGMDLNIPFNGIKQINRAIHGKLNILNIWDEEIKINLGIPTEASGNYAFKSLEAATNSLVNNEIDILVTAPINKDNIQSENFKFPGHTEYLESKLNGESLMILMENNLRIGLITGHIPISKVAETITPDLIQKKVAILYQTLVQDFAISKPKIAILGLNPHCGDNGVIGSEDDEIIKPTITEIQNENKLVYGPYAADSFFGSENYKNFDAILAMYHDQGLAPFKTLSFGKGVNFTAGLDKIRISPDHGTAYDLAGRGIANFNSFKEAIFSGIEIFRTRNEYKSLTKNSLKVRKQKEKQ
- a CDS encoding YceD family protein, which encodes MKDLKEFDISFIGLKEGIHQFDYIIEKKFFDFFNYEEFYNSNIKVALSFLKKTTIYELHFDFKGWVEVTCDVTNELFKYPIETSIDLIVNFGDEFNDENEELLILPYAEHKMNVAQYIYEAIILGLPLRKIHPGVNDGTLHSVVLDKLKELEIKEEKETENKKIDPRWDKLKDILIDKNTSNGTS
- the rpmF gene encoding 50S ribosomal protein L32; its protein translation is MAHPKRKISKTRRDKRRTHYKAVTPQIAIDPTTGEAHLYHRAHWHEGKLYYRGQIVIDSEEIQA
- a CDS encoding beta-ketoacyl-ACP synthase III, translated to MTKITAAITAVGKYVPEDILTNKMLEKLVDTNDDWITTRTGIKERRILKGEGKGTSYMAIRAAKDLIKKKNLDPKEIDLVIVSTATPDMQAAATAVYTATQIGATNAFGFDLEAACSSFLYGMSVASSYIESGRYKKILLIGADKCSSMIDYTDRATCIIFGDGAGAVLFEPNEEGLGLQDEYLRGDGDGRNFLRVKTGGSMYPTTKEAIDNKENFVRQDGKTVFKNAVFNMADVTAKILERNKLTNNDVTWLAAHQANKRIIEATANRINLDASKVMMNIQKYGNTTSATLPLLLADYEQQLKKGDTIIFAAFGGGFTWGAIYFKWAYN
- the accB gene encoding acetyl-CoA carboxylase biotin carboxyl carrier protein; amino-acid sequence: MDLKEIQNLIKFVAKSGASEVKLEMEDIKITIKTGTEKSETTTIVQQAPLAPQVPVAVPTTPVDTTGVKATDKVDESSKYIEITSPIIGTFYRRPSPDKPVFVEVGDTVNPESIVCIIEAMKLFNEIESEVSGKIVKVLVEDGTPVEFGQPLYLVDPS
- the accC gene encoding acetyl-CoA carboxylase biotin carboxylase subunit, with the protein product MFKKILIANRGEIALRVIRTCREIGIKTVAVYSTADAESLHVRFADEAVCIGPALSSESYLKMSAILAAAEITNADAIHPGYGFLSENAKFSKLCEEHNIKFIGASADMISKMGDKASARATMKAAGVPTIPGSEGLLETFEEAKKLANEMGYPVMLKATAGGGGKGMRAVWKKEDLKENWDAARQEAFACFGNDGMYLEKLIEEPHHIEIQIIGDSLGNACHLSERDCSIQRRHQKLTEESPSPFMTPSLRKKMGDAAVKAAEYIKYEGAGTIEFLVDKHRNFYFMEMNTRIQVEHPITEQVIDYDLIYEQIKVAAGIPISGKNYLPKLYSIECRINAEDPYKDFRPSPGKITTLHIPGGHGIRVDTHVYAGYIIPSNYDSMIAKLITTAQTREVAISKMRRALDEFVIEGVKTTIPFHRQLMDDPDYIAGNYTTKFMEDFELKPEEN
- a CDS encoding Lrp/AsnC ligand binding domain-containing protein, which translates into the protein MKEKELHIDGIDKIILKNLMEDARTPILGIAREIGISGAAVHQRLRKLETSGLIDGSKFIINPKVLGYKTLAFVGIFLDAASKYSLAIKRLKEIPEVIESHYTTGNYAIFIKILCKDNEHLMKLLNQEIQSIKGVARTETFISLDQQIDRQIKL
- a CDS encoding zinc metallopeptidase; translation: MIGFYVIIGVISLVSWLVSQKLKSKFNYYSKIRLQNGLSGREIAEKMLRDNGISDVKVISVAGRLTDHYNPVNKTVNLSESVYNERNASAAAVASHEVGHAVQHAKAYQWLQLRSKLVPAVNISSKFSQWLVIGGLILGAASGNSGIGFSLAIVGLGMMALATIFSFITLPVEYDASNRALAWLKTNNMLTNAEQDGAKDALKWAARTYLVAALGSLAMLLYWGIKILGSRN
- a CDS encoding asparaginase — its product is MATKPKILLIYTGGTIGMVKDYKTRALKTFNFDKLLKHIPEINQLNCTINNISFKEPIDSSNMSPSNWILIASIIEENYKNYDGFVVLHGSDTMSYTSSAISFMFENLTKPIIFTGSQLPIGDLRTDAKENLITSIEIASSQENGVPIISEVCLYFEYKLYRANRTTKINAEHFEAFTSPNFPPLAISGVHLKFNKQLIYTPNNRKPLKVRKHLNSNIAILKIFPGITESVIASILENNTLKGVILETYGSGNAPTKQWFLNLLKKTIDKGIPIINVTQCTSGNVIMGQYETSVELEKIGVINGNDITTESALAKLMYLLGENIEKNKFKSIFETSLRGEISIIE